In one window of Streptomyces griseus subsp. griseus DNA:
- a CDS encoding ABC transporter substrate-binding protein, translating to MARPGISRRRALSAGLWTALAGVTATACADGAPDDADGPLTLWSALRGTDTLVAAWNELHPDDPVDFSPMTSGLAGGNAKLSNAARAGNAPDIVTLVDADLPSFAIDGVCADLTDFVTPRLRERLGPQAWTNGVLGGRTYGIPVDLGPMLFAYREDILTRHRMEPPTTWEEFGDAAGRLKRDAGVDLTTFHPNAYNVLAGHTMQSGGQWFAIENDAWVLDFLGGPTRRVAEFWQGLVDEKLLMFAPGSSQQWLSALARGQVASHLVGPWGLAALVRSVPGTSGRWRVAPLPRWEGGEDVVGTDGVSVHAITAGSRRKRRAMRFLEWMTTSPEAITARLSGGRSSILPADAGLVANASREFDTAFYGGQDVYRLVADQARLLRTGWTWGPRMQATATSLHQGLARLEYGTTITEALRTAQSETLPDMRSLGLSVRQA from the coding sequence ATGGCTAGGCCGGGGATCAGCAGACGCCGGGCGCTGTCGGCCGGGCTGTGGACCGCCCTGGCGGGTGTCACCGCCACCGCGTGCGCCGACGGTGCGCCGGACGATGCCGACGGGCCGCTGACCCTCTGGTCGGCGCTGCGCGGCACGGACACCCTGGTCGCCGCCTGGAACGAACTGCACCCGGACGACCCCGTCGACTTCTCGCCGATGACCTCGGGGCTCGCCGGTGGCAACGCCAAGTTGTCGAACGCCGCACGCGCCGGGAACGCACCGGACATCGTCACGCTCGTCGACGCCGACCTGCCGTCCTTCGCCATCGACGGCGTCTGCGCGGACCTGACGGACTTCGTCACGCCCCGGCTGCGCGAGCGGCTCGGGCCGCAGGCGTGGACCAACGGGGTGCTGGGCGGACGGACGTACGGCATTCCGGTGGACCTCGGCCCGATGCTGTTCGCCTACCGCGAGGACATCCTGACCCGGCACCGTATGGAACCACCCACGACCTGGGAGGAGTTCGGGGATGCGGCCGGCCGGCTGAAGCGGGACGCCGGTGTCGACCTGACGACCTTCCACCCCAACGCGTACAACGTGCTGGCCGGACACACCATGCAGAGCGGCGGGCAGTGGTTCGCCATCGAGAACGACGCCTGGGTGCTCGACTTCCTCGGCGGGCCCACCCGGCGCGTCGCGGAGTTCTGGCAGGGCCTGGTCGACGAGAAGCTGCTCATGTTCGCGCCCGGCTCCAGCCAGCAGTGGCTGTCCGCCCTGGCCCGGGGGCAGGTCGCCTCGCACCTGGTCGGACCGTGGGGGCTCGCCGCTCTCGTGCGCTCCGTGCCCGGCACCTCCGGGCGCTGGCGGGTGGCCCCGCTCCCCCGCTGGGAGGGCGGTGAGGACGTGGTGGGGACGGACGGCGTCTCCGTGCACGCCATCACCGCGGGCAGCCGCAGGAAGCGCAGGGCGATGCGGTTCCTGGAGTGGATGACCACCTCGCCGGAGGCCATCACCGCCCGGCTCTCCGGCGGCAGGTCCAGCATCCTGCCCGCCGACGCGGGTCTGGTGGCGAACGCCTCCCGCGAGTTCGACACCGCGTTCTACGGCGGCCAGGACGTCTACCGGCTCGTCGCGGACCAGGCGCGGCTGCTGCGTACCGGCTGGACCTGGGGGCCGCGCATGCAGGCCACCGCGACCTCGCTGCACCAGGGGCTGGCCCGGCTGGAGTACGGCACCACCATCACCGAGGCGCTCCGCACCGCCCAGTCCGAGACGCTGCCGGACATGCGCAGCCTGGGCCTTTCCGTGAGGCAGGCATGA
- a CDS encoding aminotransferase class V-fold PLP-dependent enzyme produces the protein MEPPVLPETFPLATVGLEDAVARQFRLLEATAAHFEGDQLFSADAGVVPGLGRPRTTARVEAVLADFFGAEDAAFVQGAGTGAIRAALTGAVRPGEELLIHRAPVYRSTEVTLRGLGVRTVEADFNDLEALREALASGRFRWAYVQHTRQRLGDSYDPAEVIAACRAAGVRTVVDDNYAVLRTPAAGVEMGADASCFSLFKLHGPEGVGLVTGARDLVARVRGDNYSGGGQVQGHQALDALRALTHVPVVWAVQSRVGAEVAERLAAGEVEGVAQVRIANAQDRCLLVRLDRPVATRLPAVAARFGAAPYPVGSNSRYEIAPLFYRMSSSTLDDAPELADRTVRVNPMRAGADLVIDILRRSLAALNEPKDR, from the coding sequence GTGGAACCCCCTGTACTGCCCGAGACCTTCCCGCTGGCGACGGTCGGCCTGGAGGACGCGGTCGCCCGGCAGTTCCGGCTGCTGGAGGCCACCGCCGCGCACTTCGAGGGCGATCAGCTCTTCTCGGCCGACGCGGGGGTCGTCCCCGGGCTCGGCAGACCGCGCACCACGGCCCGGGTGGAGGCCGTGCTCGCGGACTTCTTCGGTGCCGAGGACGCCGCCTTCGTCCAGGGCGCGGGGACCGGCGCGATCCGGGCCGCGCTCACGGGGGCGGTCCGGCCGGGCGAGGAGCTGCTGATCCACCGGGCCCCGGTGTACCGCAGTACGGAGGTCACCCTGCGCGGTCTCGGCGTACGGACGGTGGAGGCCGACTTCAACGACCTGGAGGCGCTGCGGGAGGCACTGGCCTCGGGCCGGTTCCGGTGGGCCTACGTCCAGCACACCCGGCAGCGGCTGGGTGACTCCTACGACCCGGCCGAGGTGATCGCCGCCTGCCGGGCGGCCGGTGTGCGCACGGTGGTGGACGACAACTACGCCGTGCTGCGCACCCCGGCGGCCGGTGTCGAGATGGGCGCCGACGCGTCGTGCTTCTCCCTGTTCAAGCTGCACGGGCCCGAGGGGGTCGGCCTCGTCACCGGCGCCCGTGACCTGGTCGCCCGGGTCCGCGGCGACAACTACTCCGGTGGCGGGCAGGTGCAGGGCCATCAGGCGCTGGACGCCCTGCGCGCGCTCACCCATGTCCCCGTGGTGTGGGCCGTCCAATCCCGGGTGGGCGCCGAGGTCGCCGAACGGCTGGCGGCCGGGGAGGTGGAGGGTGTCGCGCAGGTGCGGATCGCCAACGCGCAGGACCGCTGCCTGCTGGTCCGGCTGGACCGGCCCGTCGCCACGCGGCTCCCGGCCGTGGCCGCGCGGTTCGGCGCCGCGCCCTACCCGGTCGGCTCCAACTCCCGCTATGAGATCGCTCCGCTCTTCTACCGGATGTCCAGCTCCACCCTGGACGACGCCCCGGAGCTGGCCGACCGGACCGTACGCGTCAATCCGATGCGGGCCGGCGCGGATCTCGTGATCGACATCCTGCGCCGCTCGCTCGCCGCCCTGAACGAACCGAAGGACCGCTGA
- a CDS encoding phosphotriesterase produces MNHPPPRTLRTVTGELAADAVRGPVLPHEHLVLDLDRQGDGAAVLDAAHHAAAVTGELSGLRQRFGLSLVVELTCRGMGRDVRALARISREAGVPVVAATGWYYEPFHTPEIDTADVDRLAAVLVREIEDGIGATGIRPGVLGEIGSHGDLPSPAEAKVLRAAGRAALATGLPLATHAQLGRGGLAQLDLLMAEGLPAERICVGHQDLLDDPGVHRELAERGAYVAFDTVGKESYQSDATRLRLLSALVEAGHGDRALLSCDISRHGYLRGEGGQGYGHLFEDFLPALRAAGADDELIDLLTRRNPLRFLTGADVEEN; encoded by the coding sequence ATGAACCACCCCCCGCCCCGCACCCTGCGCACCGTCACCGGAGAGCTCGCCGCCGACGCGGTACGCGGCCCCGTCCTCCCCCACGAGCACCTCGTCCTGGACCTCGACCGGCAGGGGGACGGGGCGGCCGTCCTGGACGCGGCACACCACGCGGCGGCCGTGACCGGCGAACTGAGCGGCCTGCGGCAGCGGTTCGGGCTCTCCCTGGTCGTCGAGCTGACCTGCCGGGGCATGGGCCGCGACGTCCGGGCGCTGGCCAGGATCTCCCGGGAGGCGGGCGTGCCCGTCGTCGCCGCGACCGGCTGGTACTACGAGCCTTTCCACACCCCGGAGATCGACACGGCCGACGTGGACCGGCTCGCCGCCGTCCTCGTACGGGAGATCGAGGACGGCATCGGCGCCACCGGCATCCGCCCCGGTGTCCTCGGCGAGATCGGCAGCCACGGCGACCTACCGTCGCCTGCCGAGGCCAAGGTGCTGCGGGCCGCCGGGCGGGCCGCGCTGGCCACCGGGCTGCCGTTGGCCACCCACGCCCAGCTGGGCCGGGGCGGTCTCGCCCAGCTGGATCTGCTCATGGCGGAGGGCCTGCCCGCCGAGCGGATCTGCGTCGGCCACCAGGATCTGCTGGACGATCCCGGGGTGCACCGGGAGCTGGCCGAGCGGGGCGCGTACGTCGCCTTCGACACGGTCGGCAAGGAGTCCTACCAGAGCGACGCGACCCGGTTGCGGCTGCTGTCGGCCCTGGTGGAGGCGGGCCACGGCGACCGGGCCCTGCTCAGCTGCGACATCTCGCGCCACGGCTATCTGCGCGGCGAGGGCGGCCAGGGCTACGGGCACCTCTTCGAGGACTTCCTGCCCGCTCTCCGGGCGGCGGGCGCGGACGACGAGCTCATCGACCTGCTGACCCGCCGCAACCCGCTGCGCTTCCTGACCGGCGCCGACGTGGAGGAGAACTGA
- the yhfZ gene encoding GntR family transcriptional regulator YhfZ: protein MDDFDSRFLTRNGLAARQLAVLLLNHEPDTRLPRVRDFAEELGCGNGTVQAALQLLEESGAITTTARGHLGTFLVRSDRAVLWRLSGLGTLLAAMPLPYSRRYEGLATGLRGAFEQAGAPFAVTFMRGAGARTAALLEGKVDLVVLSRFAADQLIAEHPVELVADLGPATYVGAHGMLVRHGVDLETPGLRVAVDHTSEDLRMLVERVFAGRRDIEWREVSYMQLHDLFARHEVDATVWNLDEARERLGIGVDVLPLGDEVTRELALRNSSAAVIGRKDGAKALDAVREALDLSVVTRMQSEVLRGERTPSY, encoded by the coding sequence GTGGACGACTTCGACTCCCGCTTCCTCACCCGCAACGGCCTGGCCGCCCGGCAGCTGGCCGTCCTGCTGCTCAACCACGAGCCGGACACCCGCCTGCCCCGCGTACGGGACTTCGCGGAGGAGCTGGGATGCGGCAACGGCACCGTCCAGGCCGCGCTCCAGCTGCTGGAGGAGTCGGGAGCGATCACCACCACCGCCCGGGGCCACCTGGGCACGTTCCTCGTCCGCTCGGACCGGGCGGTCCTGTGGCGGCTGTCCGGACTGGGCACGCTGCTCGCGGCGATGCCGCTGCCGTACTCCCGCCGCTACGAGGGGCTGGCCACCGGTCTGCGCGGAGCGTTCGAGCAGGCCGGGGCACCGTTCGCCGTCACCTTCATGCGCGGCGCCGGAGCCCGGACCGCGGCGCTGCTGGAGGGGAAGGTGGATCTGGTGGTGCTGTCGCGGTTCGCCGCCGACCAGCTGATCGCCGAGCACCCGGTGGAGCTGGTGGCCGACCTCGGTCCCGCCACCTACGTCGGCGCGCACGGGATGCTGGTGCGGCACGGCGTCGACCTGGAGACACCGGGTCTGCGGGTGGCGGTCGACCACACGTCGGAAGACCTGCGCATGCTGGTGGAGCGCGTGTTCGCCGGGCGGCGCGACATCGAGTGGCGTGAGGTCTCGTACATGCAACTGCACGACCTCTTCGCCCGCCACGAGGTGGACGCGACCGTGTGGAACCTGGACGAGGCCCGCGAGCGGCTGGGCATCGGGGTCGACGTCCTCCCCCTGGGGGACGAGGTCACCCGCGAGCTGGCCCTGCGGAACTCCAGCGCGGCGGTGATCGGCCGGAAGGACGGCGCGAAGGCGCTCGACGCGGTGCGCGAGGCGCTCGATCTTTCGGTGGTGACGCGGATGCAGAGTGAGGTGTTGCGGGGCGAACGCACGCCCTCGTACTGA
- a CDS encoding alanine racemase, with protein sequence MFLDTVLHRNPGLVDAAAGLHDRGDIPPDTYVMDLDAVEENAALLAGEAERVGVGLWFVVKQLGRNPELIRAVARHIPRAAAIDVGEARTLRSAGALLGNVGHLSQIPRRALPGILAHRPDHVTVFDLANAHAVADAARAAGRRQDVLIRIEGAEGTVYPGQEGGVPLEHLDAFAEAAEALDSVRIAGVTAFPCVLCDPATGLPTATPTFDLLVKGREVLAARGHRDLVLSAPSATSAASLPLLAERGATHGEPGHALTGTTPLHALDPTQPEKSAYVYVTEVAHTLDDGRPALFGGGFYARSHIRSALLPRSGARLGVQDAPARNIDYYRLLDAPAAGTDVRAGDTALLAFRTQIFVTRSTVAVVSGLSSGTPRLSGLYDAQGRAL encoded by the coding sequence GTGTTTCTGGACACCGTGCTCCACCGCAACCCCGGGCTCGTCGACGCCGCCGCCGGCCTGCACGACCGGGGGGACATCCCGCCGGACACCTACGTCATGGACCTCGACGCCGTCGAGGAGAACGCGGCGCTGCTCGCCGGGGAGGCCGAACGCGTCGGTGTGGGGCTCTGGTTCGTCGTCAAGCAGCTGGGCCGCAACCCCGAACTCATCCGGGCCGTCGCCCGCCACATCCCCCGCGCCGCCGCCATCGACGTCGGCGAGGCCCGGACCCTGCGCAGCGCGGGGGCGCTCCTCGGCAACGTCGGCCACCTCAGCCAGATCCCTCGGCGCGCGCTGCCCGGGATACTGGCGCACCGCCCCGACCACGTCACGGTCTTCGACCTGGCCAACGCGCATGCTGTGGCGGACGCGGCCCGCGCGGCGGGGCGGAGGCAGGACGTCCTGATCCGGATCGAGGGCGCCGAAGGCACCGTCTACCCCGGTCAGGAGGGCGGCGTACCGCTGGAGCACCTGGACGCCTTCGCGGAGGCCGCCGAGGCCCTGGACTCCGTCCGGATCGCGGGTGTCACCGCCTTCCCGTGCGTCCTGTGCGACCCGGCCACGGGTCTGCCCACGGCCACCCCCACCTTCGACCTGCTGGTCAAGGGCCGCGAGGTGCTGGCCGCCCGAGGCCACCGCGACCTGGTGCTGAGCGCCCCCAGCGCCACATCGGCCGCCTCCCTCCCGCTGCTGGCCGAACGGGGGGCCACGCATGGCGAACCGGGCCATGCCCTCACCGGCACCACGCCGCTGCACGCCCTCGACCCGACGCAGCCCGAGAAGTCCGCCTACGTCTACGTCACGGAGGTCGCCCACACCCTCGACGACGGCCGCCCCGCGCTGTTCGGCGGCGGCTTCTACGCCCGTTCCCACATCCGCAGCGCCCTCCTCCCCCGGTCCGGCGCCCGCCTCGGCGTACAGGACGCGCCCGCCCGGAACATCGACTACTACCGGCTGCTCGACGCGCCCGCCGCAGGCACGGACGTCCGTGCCGGCGACACCGCGCTGCTCGCCTTCCGCACCCAGATCTTCGTCACCCGCTCGACCGTCGCCGTCGTCTCCGGCCTCTCCTCCGGCACCCCCCGGCTGAGCGGCCTCTACGACGCCCAGGGCCGAGCCCTGTAA
- a CDS encoding carbohydrate ABC transporter permease codes for MTTTTPPSPSPSPVTTTSSPRTRRPQRLAVGALLGPFGVLLFGVFVVPTLYAVYLSFFSTSHSGLGFGTAQTSFAGLRNYAAVLSDPSFVRGVGVTLVYALVFIPLVLVGALALALLFDSGLIRARQLTQTLLFVPHAVPGIIATVIWLYLYTPGISPVLDALKGVDITIDFLGLSMIIPSLVNIALWSGLGYTAVIFFAALRAIPRELIEAAAVDGAGPVRTALTIKVPLVRATLSTVAIFTTIGALQLFTEPMLLAKATPLISPRYTPNMYIFDAAFTRNNYGLASAASVLLLIVCCALSFAVTRGSTRRTTRVTSSRKARP; via the coding sequence ATGACGACCACGACTCCCCCTTCCCCTTCACCTTCCCCGGTGACCACCACGTCCTCGCCACGGACACGCCGTCCGCAGCGGCTGGCCGTCGGTGCCCTGCTCGGACCGTTCGGCGTCCTGCTGTTCGGCGTCTTCGTCGTCCCGACGCTCTACGCGGTCTACCTGAGCTTCTTCTCGACCTCGCACAGCGGTCTGGGCTTCGGCACGGCACAGACCTCGTTCGCCGGTCTGCGCAACTACGCCGCCGTCCTCTCCGACCCCAGCTTCGTCCGGGGCGTAGGGGTCACCCTCGTGTACGCGCTGGTGTTCATCCCGCTGGTCCTGGTGGGAGCGCTGGCGCTGGCGCTGCTGTTCGACTCGGGGCTGATCCGGGCCCGGCAGCTCACCCAGACGCTGCTGTTCGTCCCGCACGCGGTGCCGGGCATCATCGCCACGGTCATCTGGCTCTACCTCTACACACCGGGCATCTCCCCCGTCCTGGACGCGCTCAAGGGTGTCGACATCACGATCGACTTCCTCGGCCTCTCCATGATCATTCCCTCGCTGGTCAACATCGCTCTGTGGAGCGGTCTCGGCTACACCGCGGTCATCTTCTTCGCCGCGTTGCGGGCCATCCCCCGCGAGCTGATCGAAGCCGCGGCCGTGGACGGTGCGGGACCGGTGCGCACGGCGCTAACCATCAAGGTGCCGCTGGTGCGCGCCACGCTCTCGACGGTGGCCATCTTCACGACCATCGGCGCGCTCCAGCTCTTCACCGAGCCGATGCTGCTGGCGAAGGCGACTCCGCTGATCAGCCCGCGCTACACGCCCAACATGTACATCTTCGACGCCGCGTTCACCCGCAACAACTACGGGCTGGCCTCGGCCGCTTCCGTGCTCCTGCTGATCGTCTGCTGCGCACTCTCCTTCGCCGTCACACGCGGCTCCACACGGCGGACGACACGAGTCACCTCATCGAGAAAGGCCCGCCCGTGA
- a CDS encoding DUF4232 domain-containing protein: MNSKYFDLTLTNTGEGPCTLKGYAGLSLTDASGAPIGEPAERSQDRSGGGLLEVAPGKAVHAVVKTPGKDVTDGDCWKKPAKIKVYPPDNTAALSAEAPAALQVCGDTFTVGPFAAEAP, encoded by the coding sequence ATGAACAGCAAGTACTTCGATCTGACGCTGACCAACACCGGTGAGGGCCCCTGCACGCTGAAGGGGTACGCCGGGCTCTCCCTCACCGACGCCTCCGGCGCACCCATCGGCGAACCGGCCGAGCGCTCCCAGGACCGGAGCGGCGGCGGCCTCCTCGAGGTCGCGCCGGGCAAGGCCGTGCACGCGGTGGTCAAGACGCCGGGGAAGGACGTCACCGACGGCGACTGCTGGAAGAAGCCCGCGAAGATCAAGGTGTATCCGCCGGACAACACGGCGGCCCTGAGCGCCGAGGCCCCCGCCGCGCTCCAGGTCTGCGGCGACACCTTCACCGTGGGGCCGTTCGCCGCCGAGGCGCCCTGA
- a CDS encoding DUF2620 domain-containing protein has product MTKILTGGVGKVEVTRAIDALGIDSLDVAASSDIDAAMKFRAGQADYYLGTCHTGAGASLGVLVGLMGSAVCHTFGRGVPDAAEIDALLADGKKVFGFSMDQIDTIAPLMARAIADHG; this is encoded by the coding sequence ATGACGAAGATCCTCACCGGCGGAGTCGGCAAGGTCGAGGTCACCCGGGCCATCGACGCGCTCGGGATCGACTCGCTCGATGTCGCCGCCTCCAGCGACATCGACGCCGCGATGAAGTTCCGGGCGGGCCAGGCCGACTACTACCTCGGCACCTGCCACACCGGTGCCGGCGCCTCCCTGGGCGTCCTCGTCGGCCTCATGGGCAGCGCCGTCTGCCACACCTTCGGCCGTGGCGTCCCGGACGCCGCGGAGATCGACGCCCTGCTCGCCGACGGCAAGAAGGTCTTCGGCTTCTCGATGGACCAGATCGACACCATCGCCCCCCTCATGGCCCGCGCCATCGCGGACCACGGCTGA
- a CDS encoding carbohydrate ABC transporter permease produces MSTPVRTIPPAPHAPAAPSPDARPAPRPVRKGRWYGRTAANLVVGLSALYALLPLLWLLAASTVDSEALFASDFFSLSNFALFDNIEALLAQDDGAYLRWYGNSLLYAVGGAAVGALISTAAGYVFDKFEFAGKRALFALILVSVMVPATVLALPMYLLASDLGLANTVWSVLIPVLFNPFGVYLARMFSASYVPGEVLEAARMDGAGELRSFLSVGLRMIAPGYVTIFLFQLTAIWNNFFLPLVMLSDESLYPLSLGLYSWNAAAPINPDYYPLMVIGSLLALLPLVIAFLLLQRYWRSGLTAGSVK; encoded by the coding sequence GTGAGTACGCCGGTCCGCACGATCCCTCCGGCGCCGCACGCGCCGGCCGCCCCTTCGCCCGACGCCCGCCCCGCCCCGCGCCCGGTGCGGAAGGGCCGCTGGTACGGCAGGACGGCGGCCAACCTCGTGGTCGGGCTGAGCGCGCTCTACGCGCTGCTGCCGCTGCTGTGGCTGCTCGCGGCCTCCACGGTGGACTCGGAGGCGCTGTTCGCCTCGGACTTCTTCTCCCTGTCGAACTTCGCGCTGTTCGACAACATCGAGGCGCTGCTGGCCCAGGACGACGGGGCGTATCTGCGCTGGTACGGCAACAGCCTGCTGTACGCCGTCGGCGGCGCGGCCGTCGGCGCGCTGATCAGCACGGCGGCGGGCTATGTCTTCGACAAGTTCGAGTTCGCCGGGAAGCGGGCGCTGTTCGCGCTGATCCTGGTCTCCGTGATGGTCCCCGCGACGGTCCTGGCGCTGCCGATGTATCTGCTGGCCTCCGATCTGGGGCTGGCCAACACCGTGTGGTCGGTGCTGATCCCGGTCCTGTTCAACCCCTTCGGCGTGTATCTGGCGCGGATGTTCTCCGCCTCGTACGTTCCCGGCGAGGTGCTGGAGGCGGCGCGGATGGACGGGGCGGGCGAGCTGCGCAGCTTCCTCTCCGTGGGGCTGCGGATGATCGCCCCGGGGTACGTCACGATCTTCCTCTTCCAGCTCACGGCGATCTGGAACAACTTCTTCCTGCCGCTGGTCATGCTCTCCGACGAGTCGCTCTACCCCCTGAGCCTGGGGCTCTACAGCTGGAACGCCGCCGCACCGATCAACCCGGACTACTACCCCCTGATGGTGATCGGTTCGCTGCTGGCGCTGCTGCCGCTGGTGATCGCGTTCCTGCTGCTCCAGCGGTACTGGCGGTCCGGTCTGACGGCGGGCAGCGTGAAGTAG
- a CDS encoding YhfT family protein, producing the protein MSTTLAAGSGFDFTLAQQLTVIALCALTAFIAHMALAVFNDGVRPFLLDFIQGRTTRSATTAVSFGLSAGFIFGLGAPMALSTGVLNPWLLFLPTDILGLLSPKKWLAPILGGAWGAVVVFGLNGANNIAHDLPVDFLTAMQQMSTPILFLFTLFPVLAITKQFGRLRGAVAGVVEVALVVLTMKLWPNMFAGALAMAVGVLMLIGLAVAKDLRQRRADRAAGVVEEVPADDPMASLFSASAARLRRYLPLFMVLGAGVCVLAQMHVFGGGEATSFLIAKGQYAEAAQVDFYRVFGFIPLIATTALASGAYGIAGFTLVYPIGYLMPNPFLAAVVGALVFAVEVLALSWIGKVLGKLPSVRDSSEHLRSAIGDTLQLAILFGSLMAANAMGGGLGILIVGGLYLFNEAMGRPVVKMAAAPAAVIVGGVVLNLLYWLDLFTPVKG; encoded by the coding sequence GTGAGCACCACCCTCGCCGCAGGCAGCGGCTTCGACTTCACGCTCGCCCAGCAGCTGACCGTCATAGCCCTCTGTGCGCTGACCGCCTTCATCGCGCACATGGCCCTGGCCGTCTTCAACGATGGGGTCCGCCCCTTCCTGCTGGACTTCATCCAGGGGCGCACCACCCGCAGCGCGACGACCGCCGTGTCCTTCGGTCTCTCCGCCGGGTTCATCTTCGGCCTCGGTGCCCCGATGGCCCTCTCCACCGGGGTGCTGAACCCCTGGCTGCTCTTCCTCCCCACCGACATCCTCGGCCTGCTGTCACCGAAGAAGTGGCTCGCGCCGATCCTCGGCGGGGCCTGGGGCGCGGTGGTCGTCTTCGGTCTGAACGGCGCCAACAACATCGCGCACGACCTGCCGGTCGACTTCCTGACCGCGATGCAGCAGATGTCCACGCCGATCCTCTTCCTCTTCACGCTGTTCCCGGTCCTGGCCATCACCAAGCAGTTCGGCAGGCTGCGGGGCGCCGTGGCGGGCGTGGTCGAGGTGGCCCTGGTCGTCCTGACGATGAAGCTCTGGCCGAACATGTTCGCCGGGGCGCTGGCCATGGCCGTCGGCGTGCTCATGCTCATCGGCCTCGCGGTCGCCAAGGACCTCCGGCAGCGCCGGGCGGACCGGGCGGCCGGGGTGGTCGAGGAGGTCCCGGCGGACGATCCGATGGCGTCGCTCTTCAGCGCCAGCGCGGCCCGGCTGCGGCGCTACCTGCCACTGTTCATGGTGCTCGGCGCCGGGGTCTGCGTCCTCGCCCAGATGCATGTGTTCGGCGGCGGTGAGGCGACGAGCTTCCTGATCGCCAAGGGGCAGTACGCCGAGGCCGCCCAGGTCGACTTCTACCGGGTGTTCGGCTTCATCCCGCTGATCGCGACGACCGCGCTGGCCTCGGGTGCGTACGGCATCGCCGGTTTCACGCTGGTGTACCCGATCGGCTACCTGATGCCGAACCCGTTCCTGGCCGCCGTCGTGGGTGCGCTCGTCTTCGCCGTCGAGGTGCTGGCCCTCTCCTGGATCGGCAAGGTGCTCGGCAAGCTGCCCAGTGTGCGGGACTCCTCGGAGCATCTGCGCAGCGCCATCGGCGACACCCTCCAGCTGGCGATCCTCTTCGGTTCGCTGATGGCGGCGAACGCCATGGGCGGCGGGCTCGGCATCCTCATCGTCGGCGGGCTGTACCTGTTCAACGAGGCGATGGGGCGGCCCGTCGTGAAGATGGCGGCGGCCCCCGCGGCGGTCATCGTCGGTGGCGTCGTCCTCAACCTCCTTTACTGGCTCGACCTGTTCACCCCGGTCAAGGGCTGA
- a CDS encoding sugar phosphate isomerase/epimerase family protein → MNRRAFSTLGAPGADLDEVVRLARTGRCQGVELRCAVGQLVYPDMPATEAGRLGAALRRAGLAVPVLASYVQVAADDSGVVERLARHIDLAARLGAAQVRVFGGGADRADGRREQAVRHLARAAPLAEAAGVGLALETHDTFLTGAEVAAVLEAVGSPHAGAVWDAVNPWRAGESPERTAALLGPWLRHVQLKDVASPTDLRPVPPGHGVLPLPSVLAQLGRLGYGGWISLEWERAWYPDAPPLADALPAFHRVLDAG, encoded by the coding sequence GTGAACCGGCGGGCGTTCAGCACCCTGGGCGCTCCCGGCGCGGACCTGGACGAGGTCGTACGCCTCGCCCGCACCGGCCGTTGCCAGGGTGTCGAACTACGGTGCGCGGTGGGCCAGTTGGTGTACCCGGACATGCCCGCCACGGAGGCCGGACGGCTCGGCGCCGCGCTGCGCCGGGCGGGACTGGCCGTACCGGTCCTCGCCTCGTACGTCCAGGTCGCAGCCGACGACAGCGGTGTCGTCGAGCGGCTGGCCCGGCACATCGATCTCGCGGCCAGGCTCGGCGCCGCCCAGGTGCGGGTCTTCGGCGGCGGCGCGGACCGGGCGGACGGGCGGCGGGAGCAGGCGGTGCGCCATCTGGCCCGGGCCGCGCCGCTCGCCGAGGCGGCCGGGGTCGGCCTGGCGCTGGAGACCCACGACACGTTCCTGACCGGTGCCGAGGTGGCCGCCGTTCTCGAAGCCGTCGGCTCGCCCCATGCCGGCGCGGTGTGGGACGCGGTCAATCCGTGGCGAGCCGGCGAAAGCCCGGAGCGCACCGCCGCGCTGCTGGGGCCCTGGCTCCGTCACGTACAGCTCAAGGACGTTGCCTCTCCCACGGATCTGCGCCCGGTGCCGCCCGGCCACGGCGTACTGCCGCTGCCCTCGGTCCTGGCACAGCTCGGGCGCCTCGGGTACGGAGGGTGGATCAGCCTGGAGTGGGAGCGCGCCTGGTACCCGGACGCGCCTCCGCTCGCCGACGCGCTGCCCGCGTTCCACCGCGTCCTCGACGCCGGCTGA